A genomic segment from Treponema sp. Marseille-Q3903 encodes:
- a CDS encoding TetR/AcrR family transcriptional regulator gives MSYCSDITKNRILECAKKEFLKKGFDKAQVGEIAKAANVTTGAIYRHFKNKEDLFFTLIEDVYKYTLEVVVEVETKNESEDYKTLLAQDEHIVIEAMFSEAMNFVNYMYEHFEEFKLIFECSKGSMVENFVEEIVNRYTKKNMRLIHSSGNKKLGIDKIEEFEVYMLTRGYIISLCGCIIHNIPHNYANRYIKSIVAFQYYGWNGLLNFNTRK, from the coding sequence ATGTCTTACTGTTCGGATATAACAAAAAATAGAATTTTAGAGTGTGCTAAAAAAGAATTCCTGAAGAAAGGCTTTGATAAGGCTCAGGTAGGTGAAATTGCAAAAGCGGCAAATGTAACTACAGGTGCGATATATCGTCATTTTAAGAACAAAGAAGATTTATTTTTCACACTGATTGAAGATGTATACAAATATACTTTAGAAGTTGTGGTTGAGGTTGAAACCAAGAATGAGAGTGAAGATTATAAGACGCTGTTAGCGCAAGATGAACACATTGTTATTGAGGCCATGTTTTCCGAGGCAATGAACTTTGTAAATTATATGTATGAACATTTCGAGGAGTTTAAGCTTATTTTTGAATGCAGCAAAGGCTCAATGGTTGAAAATTTTGTTGAAGAAATTGTCAACAGATACACGAAAAAAAACATGCGGTTAATACACTCTTCCGGAAATAAGAAATTGGGAATTGATAAGATTGAGGAATTTGAAGTTTATATGCTTACGAGAGGATATATCATTTCTTTGTGTGGATGTATCATACATAACATTCCACACAATTATGCAAACAGATATATAAAAAGTATTGTTGCTTTTCAATATTATGGTTGGAACGGCTTGCTAAATTTCAACACCCGAAAATAA
- a CDS encoding ABC transporter ATP-binding protein produces MKYAADNKRALYKSIFSATIGELFGMIPFLAIAQLIEKIYVSEASVRTALQITVIALSGQILKGVFTLYSTLTSHKATYHILKNIRSKVAEKMLKVPMGVMIDTPTGKFKNLMVDTISKLEDSMAHFMPEITSSIVSPIFFLILIFTLDYRMGFASLLTIPLGMLGYIGMMKDYKVKSKTYTDAQNNMNSTLVEYVNGIEVIKAFNQSAVSYGKFTDAINFFHDSTLSWWKQSWLWSAFVQAVMPSTLLGTLPVGAYLYMESEISLSNFIVCIILPIGFIAHLMKIGKYSEQFNMVKASLEIIEDFLSKDELVRPKEKVNFDDTLYRFEDVSFAYDNTELVLKNINFGIKPHTVTAIVGSSGSGKSTIAKLMAGFWDSTKGTIYYGGKKISEIPFEQLSGEISYVSQDNFLFNTSVKENIRIGKPDANDEEIMEAAKAAACHDFIIGLKDGYNTIVGDAGGALSGGERQRITIARAILKQSKVIILDEATAFADPENEYLIQKAINNLIKGKTLIVVAHRLSTIINADNILVMKNGEIVERGVHRSLLNKNGEYASLWTNYISGIDEDMEA; encoded by the coding sequence ATGAAGTATGCAGCGGATAATAAAAGAGCATTATACAAATCAATATTTTCTGCAACTATAGGTGAGTTGTTCGGAATGATACCATTTCTTGCGATAGCTCAATTAATAGAAAAAATATATGTATCTGAGGCTTCTGTTAGAACTGCTTTGCAAATAACTGTAATAGCCTTATCTGGACAGATTTTAAAAGGAGTATTTACATTATATTCAACGCTGACTTCGCATAAAGCAACCTATCATATTTTGAAAAATATAAGAAGTAAGGTCGCAGAAAAAATGCTAAAGGTACCGATGGGCGTGATGATTGATACACCGACAGGGAAGTTTAAGAATTTAATGGTAGATACTATATCGAAACTTGAAGATTCTATGGCTCATTTTATGCCTGAGATAACATCAAGCATAGTTTCGCCTATATTTTTTTTGATTTTAATTTTTACTCTGGATTACCGAATGGGCTTTGCATCTTTACTTACGATTCCGTTAGGTATGCTCGGCTATATAGGCATGATGAAAGATTACAAAGTGAAAAGTAAAACGTATACGGATGCTCAAAATAATATGAACAGTACATTAGTCGAATATGTAAACGGCATTGAAGTGATAAAAGCATTTAATCAAAGTGCGGTCTCCTATGGAAAATTTACCGACGCGATTAATTTTTTTCATGATAGTACACTGAGCTGGTGGAAGCAGAGTTGGTTATGGTCAGCTTTTGTTCAGGCCGTTATGCCGTCAACTTTACTTGGAACGTTACCGGTCGGCGCATATTTATATATGGAATCAGAAATATCCTTATCAAATTTTATTGTATGTATTATTTTACCTATCGGCTTTATTGCTCATTTGATGAAAATCGGAAAATATTCCGAACAATTTAATATGGTTAAAGCAAGTTTAGAAATTATAGAAGATTTTTTATCGAAAGACGAGCTTGTCAGACCAAAAGAGAAAGTGAATTTTGATGATACTTTATATCGATTTGAAGATGTGTCTTTTGCTTATGATAATACGGAACTAGTACTGAAAAATATCAATTTTGGAATAAAACCTCATACAGTTACGGCAATCGTAGGAAGCTCAGGTTCCGGTAAATCAACAATTGCTAAGTTGATGGCTGGTTTTTGGGATTCAACAAAAGGAACGATATATTATGGCGGAAAAAAAATATCAGAGATTCCCTTTGAACAACTGAGTGGTGAAATAAGTTATGTCTCTCAGGATAATTTTTTGTTTAATACAAGTGTAAAAGAAAATATCAGAATAGGAAAGCCGGATGCAAATGATGAAGAAATCATGGAAGCAGCGAAAGCTGCAGCGTGCCATGATTTTATTATCGGATTGAAAGATGGCTATAATACAATCGTCGGTGATGCCGGAGGTGCCCTTTCCGGCGGAGAAAGACAGAGAATTACAATTGCACGAGCAATATTAAAGCAGTCAAAAGTGATAATTTTAGATGAAGCGACTGCCTTCGCAGATCCTGAAAATGAATATTTGATTCAGAAAGCGATAAATAATCTCATAAAAGGTAAAACACTGATTGTTGTTGCTCACAGACTTTCTACAATTATAAATGCAGATAACATTTTAGTGATGAAGAACGGTGAGATTGTAGAAAGAGGAGTTCATAGAAGTCTGTTAAATAAAAATGGAGAATATGCATCATTGTGGACAAATTATATCAGCGGCATAGATGAAGATATGGAGGCATAA
- a CDS encoding energy-coupling factor ABC transporter ATP-binding protein — MLSLKDISYKTRTGLLILDNINLEIKKGEFVVITGKSGSGKSTLGSVINGLISHYYDGVLTGEAYLNGKDIRTMELSQIGKKVGTVFQDPRSQFFMLDPFNEVAFGLCNMRLNKDEIKQRVTNSLRIFGIENLKEKSIFKLSSGEKQKVAIASCYAMDPDVYLFDEPTANLDIQSIFDLKDILRELKNNGKTIIVLEHRLFYLTELLDRIIVLNDGKIEGEYSSQSLIDIQRKHRDIRRLYLNDLKVVNHNEQKIMKTPILEVKNLSYFHSKKENTGILKDISITAFGNEIIGIIGENGVGKTTFAGICAGLLKETSGTVFIQGKKYVYKKRLGKVYFVMQDSDFQLFAESVNKELSIGKSGAMLTDEEKAAILSRFEILDFKNRHPMTLSRGQKQRLTIATAVSSESNVIFFDEPTSGLDKNSMDLVSNSILEISDTNKTLFIISHDYEFLLSVCNRIVYFKDGSIQADFKLNNDTKKKLWELLSKGR, encoded by the coding sequence GTGCTCTCGCTAAAAGATATTTCGTATAAAACAAGGACAGGTCTTCTCATTCTCGACAATATAAACCTCGAAATAAAAAAAGGAGAATTTGTTGTCATTACCGGAAAAAGCGGAAGCGGGAAGAGCACACTCGGCTCTGTTATCAACGGCCTTATCTCGCATTACTATGACGGAGTATTAACGGGCGAAGCTTATCTAAACGGAAAAGATATACGCACTATGGAGCTTTCACAAATAGGCAAGAAGGTAGGAACTGTATTCCAAGACCCAAGAAGTCAGTTTTTTATGTTAGATCCATTTAACGAAGTTGCTTTTGGTTTATGCAATATGCGTTTGAACAAAGATGAGATAAAACAGCGCGTCACAAACAGCTTACGGATTTTCGGGATAGAAAACTTAAAAGAAAAAAGTATTTTTAAACTATCCAGTGGAGAAAAACAGAAAGTGGCGATTGCATCGTGCTATGCTATGGATCCGGATGTCTATTTATTTGATGAACCTACTGCAAATTTAGATATACAGTCTATTTTTGATTTAAAAGACATTTTAAGAGAATTGAAAAATAATGGAAAAACCATAATCGTATTGGAACACAGATTGTTTTATCTTACAGAGTTATTGGATCGTATCATTGTGCTTAATGATGGAAAAATTGAAGGAGAATATTCATCCCAATCCCTCATAGATATACAGCGAAAACATCGGGATATTAGAAGATTGTATTTGAATGATTTGAAAGTGGTCAACCACAATGAGCAAAAGATTATGAAAACTCCGATCTTGGAAGTTAAGAATCTTTCATATTTTCATTCAAAAAAAGAAAATACCGGTATCTTAAAAGACATATCAATTACTGCATTCGGTAATGAGATTATAGGAATTATAGGTGAGAACGGAGTCGGCAAAACAACTTTTGCAGGAATTTGTGCGGGTTTATTAAAGGAAACAAGCGGCACTGTCTTTATCCAAGGTAAAAAATATGTCTATAAAAAAAGATTAGGGAAGGTCTATTTTGTTATGCAAGATTCCGATTTTCAGCTTTTTGCGGAAAGTGTAAATAAAGAACTCAGTATTGGAAAATCCGGTGCAATGCTTACAGACGAAGAAAAAGCCGCTATTTTGTCAAGGTTTGAAATTCTTGATTTTAAGAATAGACACCCGATGACCCTATCAAGAGGTCAGAAACAAAGATTGACTATTGCAACTGCGGTAAGCAGTGAAAGTAATGTAATATTTTTTGACGAGCCGACGAGCGGCTTAGATAAAAATTCAATGGACTTAGTATCAAATAGCATTTTAGAAATTTCCGATACCAATAAAACTCTTTTTATAATCTCGCATGATTATGAATTTTTATTATCCGTTTGTAATCGAATTGTTTATTTCAAAGATGGAAGTATACAAGCTGATTTTAAGCTCAATAATGATACTAAGAAGAAACTTTGGGAACTTTTAAGTAAAGGTAGGTGA
- a CDS encoding energy-coupling factor transporter transmembrane protein EcfT — protein sequence MNVKKELDPRTVLGIVFILVMLGLAINKPLPSHVLLIICNIYLLTAKAYCECILYSVIYIIIAGLMFYIHHIPNTTVALTIVSISYFVHKFIIAIMMIEFLKRKTSMPYVISAMQTMKFPNAIAIPFIVILRYMPTLKEDYRHLKDSLKIRGLRTSGVQFFIHPIRSLEFMIVPILFRSIRVAEELSTSVLLRGIENYKNRTNIYPLKFTKTDFAYGLCTAIAVGAVSYLQFSNRVEFMF from the coding sequence ATGAATGTAAAAAAAGAGTTGGATCCAAGAACGGTTCTTGGAATTGTATTTATTCTCGTTATGCTGGGACTCGCTATAAATAAACCTTTACCGTCACATGTTTTACTGATTATTTGCAATATATATTTGCTAACTGCAAAAGCATATTGTGAATGTATTTTGTATAGCGTGATTTATATAATAATTGCAGGATTGATGTTTTATATTCACCATATTCCCAACACGACAGTAGCATTAACAATTGTTTCGATAAGCTATTTTGTTCATAAGTTTATCATTGCTATAATGATGATTGAATTTTTGAAGAGAAAGACTTCAATGCCGTATGTTATATCTGCTATGCAAACAATGAAGTTTCCCAATGCTATTGCAATCCCGTTTATTGTCATATTGAGATATATGCCAACGCTGAAAGAGGATTATAGACACTTAAAAGATAGTTTAAAAATAAGAGGACTTCGGACTTCAGGAGTGCAGTTTTTTATTCATCCTATCCGCTCACTGGAGTTTATGATTGTTCCAATTTTATTCAGGAGCATTCGAGTAGCGGAAGAACTATCAACTTCGGTTTTGCTGAGAGGAATTGAAAATTATAAAAACAGAACAAATATCTATCCGCTCAAATTTACAAAAACGGATTTTGCATACGGATTATGTACGGCTATTGCTGTAGGTGCGGTATCGTACTTACAGTTTAGTAATAGGGTGGAGTTTATGTTTTAA
- a CDS encoding ABC transporter ATP-binding protein: MTEKELKKQVTGKTFLSNVLLALKIVFDLLPQILLVLVISSLFSGKAEREYFKMIAGGIFISFMLKACCNYLAVKTAHDRAFSTLTELRLAIIEHLKKLNLGFFKKHTTGELTSIVEHDVEQVEIYLAHGLPEIMAATLLPVLVFITMLFIDYRLALIMIAGVPLMFLVQQLSAKTMQKRFQIYFEREMQMREDMMEYVKNIAVIKAFAKEECFSGKTLDSARSYVQDVKKSMGAVTGPMVLIDIFMEAGAVSVMMLGSILLLHNNISTAQFILSVILSSVFVSAISKTATLHHFSIVFTEKLKSIAVILCAPLAKEKISEKLKMGDIECKNVHFKYEKDGFALKDITVQCKENTLNALVGPSGCGKSTLANLIMGFWDVDSGVLTISGKDISRYDTDSISALIGSVQQEVILFNMSIFENIAIGKAGASQAEVIEAAQKARCHDFISALPHGYNTRVGEMGVKLSGGEKQRISIARMILKNAPILILDEAMAAVDSENEKLINEAIEELRKNKTVITIAHHLNTVQNADKIIVMDKGRILDSGTHEELILRCTFYKEMVEAQNKVDNWKVSG; this comes from the coding sequence ATGACTGAAAAGGAATTAAAAAAACAGGTAACGGGTAAAACCTTTTTGTCCAATGTGCTGCTTGCACTTAAAATAGTGTTTGACTTACTACCGCAGATTTTATTGGTATTGGTGATAAGCAGCCTATTTTCGGGCAAAGCGGAAAGGGAATATTTTAAAATGATTGCCGGAGGTATTTTCATCTCGTTTATGCTGAAGGCGTGTTGTAATTATCTTGCCGTAAAGACAGCTCATGACAGGGCTTTTAGTACATTGACGGAATTACGGCTTGCCATAATTGAACACCTAAAAAAATTGAATTTAGGCTTTTTTAAAAAGCATACTACCGGCGAGCTTACAAGCATCGTTGAACACGATGTAGAGCAGGTTGAAATATATCTGGCGCATGGTCTTCCGGAAATTATGGCGGCAACTCTGCTTCCTGTTCTGGTTTTTATTACAATGCTTTTTATAGATTACCGGCTCGCATTAATAATGATTGCAGGGGTACCGCTCATGTTCCTTGTACAACAATTATCTGCAAAGACCATGCAAAAAAGATTCCAAATATATTTTGAACGAGAAATGCAGATGAGGGAAGATATGATGGAATATGTAAAAAATATTGCCGTCATAAAGGCATTTGCAAAAGAAGAGTGTTTTAGCGGCAAGACTTTGGATTCCGCACGCTCTTATGTGCAAGATGTAAAAAAGAGTATGGGTGCCGTTACGGGTCCGATGGTGCTTATAGATATTTTTATGGAAGCCGGAGCGGTATCGGTTATGATGTTAGGAAGTATACTGCTATTACATAACAATATTTCTACCGCTCAGTTTATACTGTCCGTTATCTTATCTTCGGTGTTTGTGTCAGCAATAAGTAAAACCGCAACGCTCCATCATTTTTCCATCGTGTTTACTGAAAAGCTCAAAAGCATAGCGGTAATTCTCTGTGCTCCTCTTGCAAAAGAAAAGATCAGCGAAAAACTGAAAATGGGGGATATAGAATGTAAGAACGTACATTTTAAGTATGAAAAAGACGGCTTTGCGTTAAAAGATATTACGGTACAGTGTAAAGAAAACACTTTAAATGCGCTTGTCGGGCCGAGCGGTTGCGGTAAAAGCACTCTTGCGAATCTTATCATGGGTTTTTGGGATGTTGATTCAGGCGTGCTCACAATTTCGGGCAAAGATATTTCACGCTATGATACGGACAGCATTTCCGCTCTTATCGGAAGTGTTCAGCAGGAAGTAATTCTTTTTAATATGAGCATCTTTGAAAATATCGCGATCGGTAAGGCGGGCGCTTCCCAAGCGGAAGTGATAGAAGCCGCTCAAAAAGCACGATGTCATGATTTTATTTCCGCCCTGCCTCACGGCTACAACACACGGGTCGGAGAGATGGGCGTAAAACTTTCGGGAGGAGAAAAGCAAAGAATATCCATTGCTCGGATGATTCTTAAAAACGCTCCAATTCTTATTTTAGATGAAGCGATGGCGGCGGTTGACAGCGAAAACGAAAAACTCATAAACGAGGCTATCGAAGAATTAAGAAAAAATAAAACGGTTATCACGATTGCGCATCACCTGAACACCGTACAAAACGCGGACAAAATAATCGTTATGGATAAAGGCCGCATACTGGATTCCGGCACACATGAAGAATTGATTTTGCGATGCACCTTTTATAAAGAAATGGTCGAAGCCCAAAACAAAGTCGACAACTGGAAAGTGTCGGGATAA
- a CDS encoding ABC transporter ATP-binding protein, whose protein sequence is MFNIVKRIFQIAGKYRSSIIIGLIFGALKSFFASFMLLAVLLIMINLEKLNMTIIMQAMLIVGISILGRFIFQYLCDRKLSASGYEIFRDKRIEIGEKLKKAPMGYFSKNNLGTIQTILTTTISDLEGMAMLALNFIVGGFFHAFGMTVMLLIFCIPVGIISLITIILGAFLLGIMAQKAEKYSSVMQKAGEELVIDSIEYIRGISILRAFKSGKEGKNKIEEAFSKKCKVDIEVTEATALVMKLYEMVFKVASCVLVFVSVILYLNHTIPLSYSLMFIVSAFLIFMELELVNNGAFLSKLLATWLDRLDYISNIPLLDKDGKDISLSSYTIEFKDVSFGYNERKILKDIHLKIDSKSSLAIVGVSGSGKTTLCNLIARFWDVQKGEVLIDGKNVKEFTSESLLKNISMVFQKVYLFNDTIENNIKFGNPNASRAEVIEACKKAQCYDFIMSLADGYNTVVGEGGSTLSGGEKQRISIARAILKDAPIVILDEATSSVDPENEYMLISAIKELTKNKTLISIAHRLSTVREADKIIVIDKGRIVQQGNHNELINREGIYRHFIEIRKKSIGWKI, encoded by the coding sequence ATGTTCAATATTGTAAAACGAATATTTCAAATAGCAGGTAAGTATCGCTCCAGTATCATTATAGGTCTTATCTTCGGCGCATTAAAGTCTTTTTTTGCTTCTTTTATGTTACTTGCGGTTTTACTGATAATGATCAATCTTGAAAAATTAAACATGACTATTATTATGCAAGCAATGTTAATAGTGGGAATAAGTATATTAGGGAGATTTATATTTCAATATCTTTGCGATAGAAAATTAAGTGCATCTGGGTATGAGATTTTCAGAGACAAGAGAATTGAAATAGGAGAAAAATTAAAGAAAGCACCCATGGGTTATTTTTCGAAAAATAATTTAGGGACGATTCAAACTATTCTAACAACAACAATTTCCGATTTGGAAGGAATGGCAATGCTTGCGCTGAACTTTATTGTAGGTGGATTTTTTCATGCTTTCGGTATGACAGTTATGCTATTGATATTTTGTATTCCAGTAGGAATAATTTCTTTGATAACAATTATTCTCGGAGCATTTTTACTTGGAATAATGGCACAGAAAGCTGAAAAATATTCATCCGTTATGCAGAAAGCAGGAGAAGAACTGGTTATTGACTCTATCGAATATATCAGAGGTATTTCCATTCTTCGTGCATTTAAAAGTGGCAAAGAAGGTAAAAACAAAATCGAAGAAGCTTTTAGTAAAAAATGTAAAGTTGACATAGAAGTAACAGAAGCTACCGCCTTGGTAATGAAACTTTACGAAATGGTTTTTAAGGTAGCAAGCTGCGTGTTGGTTTTTGTTTCTGTGATTTTATATTTAAATCACACTATCCCGCTTTCTTATTCACTGATGTTTATCGTATCGGCATTTTTAATATTTATGGAACTGGAACTGGTGAATAATGGTGCATTTCTAAGTAAATTGCTAGCAACTTGGCTGGATAGGCTCGACTATATTTCGAATATCCCTTTATTAGATAAGGACGGCAAGGATATAAGCTTATCGTCTTACACTATAGAGTTTAAGGATGTTAGCTTCGGATACAATGAAAGGAAAATTTTAAAGGATATACATTTAAAAATAGATTCAAAAAGCTCTTTGGCAATCGTCGGTGTTTCGGGCTCAGGGAAGACAACCCTTTGCAATCTGATAGCACGGTTTTGGGATGTTCAGAAAGGTGAAGTTCTTATAGATGGAAAGAATGTTAAAGAGTTTACTTCTGAAAGTTTATTAAAAAACATCAGTATGGTTTTTCAAAAGGTGTATTTATTTAATGACACAATAGAAAATAATATAAAATTCGGTAACCCTAATGCTTCACGCGCTGAGGTTATAGAAGCTTGCAAAAAAGCACAGTGTTATGATTTTATTATGAGCCTTGCGGACGGATATAATACGGTTGTCGGAGAAGGCGGCTCCACATTATCAGGCGGAGAAAAACAGAGAATATCTATTGCAAGAGCAATTCTTAAAGATGCTCCTATTGTTATTCTTGATGAAGCAACCTCGAGTGTTGATCCTGAAAATGAATATATGCTAATCAGTGCGATAAAGGAATTAACCAAAAATAAAACGCTTATCAGCATTGCGCATAGATTATCTACGGTAAGAGAAGCCGATAAGATTATTGTTATTGATAAGGGGAGAATTGTGCAACAGGGAAATCATAACGAATTGATTAACCGAGAGGGAATATACAGACATTTCATTGAGATAAGAAAAAAATCAATCGGTTGGAAAATATAA
- a CDS encoding ABC transporter ATP-binding protein — translation MYKELFVFLSKRGKIDVCISSLFFTLYGLSSVGMLLTVFSILFKIAAGTNVQGLYGAFAMLIGLVVFKGICNMIADLKKHGAGFDVVQQIRERMIVKLKLFSLGFYTNERLGELNTILHKDVDNMSMVVGHMWPRMFGDFLIALAVFIGLCFINLSAAIVMAASIPISLAYLFYTIKGAEKTEHNNNSALADMVSLFVEYVRGIPVLKSFSHNKSLDNELFEKTKKFGETSKAASRFKARQLSVFSFLIDAGYFVLFIYSGLAALRGSIDVLSFMIIAVISKEFYKPFAAMETHYMYYVSAVDSYHRLGKILHAEVIADKTDGVTPAQNDIVFKDVEFSYEEDEFKMNGVNFSVPEKTMTALVGESGSGKTTVTNLLLRFYDVQGGSITLGGIDIRDIPYDELLDRISIVMQNVQLFDNTIEENIRVGKKGATKEEIIEAAKKARIHDFIMSLPKGYETDIGENGGLLSGGQRQRISIARAFLKDAPILILDEMTSNVDPVNESLIQNAITELAKNRTVIVIAHHLRTIQKADQILVFQKGCLIEKGKHDELLEKDGYYARLWKTQYGSGMCSR, via the coding sequence ATGTATAAAGAATTATTTGTATTTTTGAGTAAGAGGGGAAAAATCGATGTATGTATTTCTTCTCTGTTTTTTACCTTGTACGGATTGAGTTCCGTAGGGATGTTACTTACGGTGTTTTCGATTTTGTTTAAGATTGCTGCCGGGACTAATGTGCAGGGACTCTACGGGGCTTTTGCAATGCTGATAGGCTTGGTCGTTTTTAAGGGCATTTGCAATATGATTGCCGACTTAAAAAAACACGGAGCCGGCTTTGATGTGGTGCAGCAAATACGGGAGCGGATGATTGTCAAATTAAAGCTGTTTAGTTTGGGATTTTATACGAATGAACGGCTGGGAGAATTAAATACAATTCTTCATAAAGATGTGGACAATATGTCGATGGTGGTAGGGCACATGTGGCCGCGGATGTTCGGTGATTTTCTCATTGCTCTTGCGGTATTTATAGGCCTTTGCTTTATCAACCTTAGTGCAGCCATTGTTATGGCCGCGTCGATTCCGATTTCGCTTGCCTATCTTTTTTACACAATTAAGGGAGCAGAAAAAACGGAACATAACAATAATTCCGCACTTGCCGATATGGTGAGTTTATTTGTCGAATATGTACGCGGTATTCCGGTGCTCAAAAGTTTTTCGCATAATAAAAGTCTGGATAATGAACTTTTTGAAAAGACTAAAAAATTCGGAGAAACAAGTAAGGCTGCGTCCCGTTTTAAGGCAAGACAGCTTTCGGTTTTTTCGTTTTTAATTGATGCTGGGTATTTTGTTCTTTTTATTTATTCCGGTCTTGCCGCATTACGCGGAAGCATTGATGTACTCAGCTTTATGATTATCGCAGTCATTTCAAAAGAATTTTATAAACCTTTTGCAGCGATGGAAACGCACTATATGTATTATGTGTCTGCCGTAGATAGCTATCACCGCTTGGGAAAAATTCTTCATGCCGAGGTAATAGCCGATAAAACAGATGGGGTTACTCCTGCACAAAACGATATTGTTTTTAAAGATGTAGAGTTTTCTTATGAAGAAGATGAGTTCAAAATGAATGGAGTAAATTTTTCTGTTCCGGAAAAAACGATGACCGCGCTTGTAGGAGAATCGGGAAGCGGTAAGACGACGGTTACGAATTTGCTGTTGCGCTTTTACGATGTGCAAGGCGGAAGTATTACGCTCGGCGGAATTGATATACGAGATATTCCCTACGATGAACTTTTGGATCGCATCAGTATTGTTATGCAAAACGTGCAGCTTTTCGATAACACCATCGAGGAAAATATCCGAGTAGGAAAAAAAGGAGCAACGAAAGAAGAAATCATCGAAGCTGCAAAAAAGGCAAGGATTCACGATTTTATTATGAGCTTGCCGAAAGGCTATGAAACGGATATAGGCGAAAACGGAGGTCTCTTATCCGGCGGACAAAGACAGCGGATTTCCATTGCACGAGCATTTCTAAAAGACGCTCCGATTTTAATCCTTGATGAGATGACCAGCAATGTCGATCCCGTAAATGAGTCTTTAATACAGAATGCCATTACCGAACTTGCAAAAAATAGAACGGTCATAGTGATCGCTCATCATTTAAGGACTATTCAAAAGGCAGATCAAATCCTTGTCTTTCAAAAAGGCTGTCTTATCGAAAAAGGAAAACACGATGAACTTTTGGAAAAAGATGGGTACTATGCTCGGCTGTGGAAAACACAATACGGGAGCGGAATGTGCTCTCGCTAA
- a CDS encoding MptD family putative ECF transporter S component, with amino-acid sequence METTTNKLNAKDFIFIGIFAAVALLIFFITGALAALTLFGTIANIPITLFFVSIAFMLAASKVRKTGVFFIMGIIIVLPGFMAANGIGVGLSIIGWFIAEILASTMKYKDKKAIILPYVLGSTLQTALFTLPMYISHGEYFMQRKEILHLTDEALQQYLQVVGSWQMYGSMIALTIITSFAGAWISMRILKKHFEKAGVI; translated from the coding sequence ATGGAAACAACGACAAACAAACTAAACGCCAAAGATTTTATTTTTATCGGAATCTTCGCTGCGGTTGCACTATTAATTTTCTTTATTACGGGAGCACTCGCTGCATTAACGCTTTTCGGAACGATAGCCAATATCCCGATTACGCTGTTTTTTGTATCGATAGCATTTATGCTGGCGGCATCAAAGGTAAGAAAAACGGGCGTCTTTTTTATTATGGGGATAATTATCGTTTTACCGGGATTTATGGCGGCAAACGGAATAGGCGTCGGCCTTTCAATTATCGGCTGGTTCATTGCGGAGATTCTTGCGTCAACGATGAAGTACAAAGATAAAAAAGCAATCATATTGCCCTATGTGCTGGGCTCCACATTGCAGACAGCCTTGTTCACCCTGCCTATGTATATTTCGCATGGAGAATATTTTATGCAAAGAAAGGAGATTTTACATTTAACGGATGAAGCTTTACAACAGTATTTGCAGGTTGTGGGTTCATGGCAGATGTACGGTTCAATGATTGCATTGACGATTATAACAAGTTTCGCGGGAGCGTGGATTTCTATGCGGATATTAAAAAAGCATTTTGAAAAAGCGGGAGTTATTTAA